The Eleginops maclovinus isolate JMC-PN-2008 ecotype Puerto Natales chromosome 24, JC_Emac_rtc_rv5, whole genome shotgun sequence genome contains a region encoding:
- the LOC134860834 gene encoding adrenodoxin-like isoform X2 gives MALVTALRRLAHVKLREYAWRTAAVSSGSWLRSQRSFTSGHFLRSDNKVTVHFVNRDGEKITVKGSPGDSLLDIVINEDLDFDGFGACEGTLACSTCHLIFDEETYKSLGPVTDEEMDMLDLAYGLSDTSRLGCQICLTRSMEGMVARVPESVADIRQSQDGS, from the exons ATGGCTTTAGTGACAGCTCTGAGAAGACTAGCTCATGTGAAGTTAAGAGAATACGCATGGAGGACGGCTGCAGTCTCCTCTGGATCCTGGCTGAGGAGTCAGAGGAGTTTTACCTCCGGACACTTTCTCAG gtcagACAACAAGGTGACGGTGCATTTTGTCAACAGAGACGGGGAGAAGATCACAGTGAAGGGCTCACCAGGAGACTCACTGCTTGATATCGTTATTAATGAAGACCTCGACTTTGATGGCTTtg gGGCGTGTGAAGGAACGCTGGCCTGCTCCACATGCCATCTGATCTTTGATGAGGAAACCTACAAGAGTCTGGGTCCAGTCACAGACGAGGAGATGGACATGTTAGATTTAGCCTACGGCCTGTCTGACAc ATCTCGTCTGGGTTGCCAGATCTGCCTGACAAGGTCGATGGAGGGCATGGTGGCCCGAGTCCCAGAGAGCGTAGCCGACATCCGACAGAGTCAGGACGGATCCTAA
- the LOC134860865 gene encoding uncharacterized protein LOC134860865, whose translation MTRTVIYEQVTFVFPSVPHCCLRMFKFVLLFLTLSGLQALPLAGRLQKTSSTYQLPNGFRQGTEFFDMREPVSDFRQGTEPSRRFIVDLNTGLLQEHLSEMERRATLIRPLLKGFEEMEGRHLLTNEVPEHVPAQKNGGGGWVRVEQPSAPHLPEGFRQGTEPMMSIPEGFRQGTEPIMSIPEGFRQGTEPMMSIPEGFRQGTEPMMSIPEGFRQGTEPMMSIPEGFRQGTEPLMSIPVGFRQGTKPMMSIPDGFRQGTEPMMSIPVGFRQGTEPMMSIPDGFRQGTEPMMSIPDGFRQGTEPMVSIPEGFRQGTEPMMSIPDGFRQGIEPMVSIPEGFRQGTEPMMSIPDGFRQGTEPMMSIPDGFRQGTEPMMSIPVGFRQGTEPMMSIPDGFRQGTEPMMSIPEGFRQGTEPMMSIPDGFRQGTEPMMSIPEGFRQGTETMMSIPEGFRQEAKSMMSIPDGFRQGTEPMMSIPEGFRQGTEPMMSIPEGFRQGTEPMMSIPEGFRQGTETMMSIPEGFRQEAKSMMSIPDGFRQGTEPMMSIPEGFRQGTEPMMSIPDGFRQGTEPMMSIPDDYRQGTDLSTSELQTKTVACKGDIINGNCYEFNPTRLTFQDAQAKCRSLAPNAELASVTTSDLHSRLVSLATNGGENNPVLTWLGGTVKNQKASWVDGSDWSYSDWMPGHPNIHTDKPVCVEMFRIDESWWTAADCDLKRASICSYQITA comes from the exons ATGACAAGGACAGTGATATATGAACAGGTAACCTTTGTGTTTCCAAGTGTTCCTCACTGCTGTCTCAG GATGTTCAAGTTCGTGCTGCTGTTCCTGACGCTGTCGG GCCTCCAGGCTCTTCCACTTGCAGGAAGGTTGCAGAAGACCTCTTCCACCTACCAGCTCCCCAATGGCTTTCGACAGGGAACCGAATTCTTTGACATGCGTGAACCAGTTTCTGACTTCCGACAAGGTACCGAGCCCTCCAGGAGATTCATTGTGGACCTGAACACTGGTCTGCTGCAGGAACACCTCAGTGAGATGGAAAGGAGAGCCA ctcTCATCCGTCCTCTATTAAAAGGATTTGAGGAGATGGAGGGAAGACACCTGCTGACTAATGAGG TCCCTGAACATGTTCCAGCCCAGAAGAACGGTGGTGGTGGTTGGGTCCGGGTGGAGCAACCCTCTGCTCCTCATCTCCCAGAAGGTTTTAGGCAGGGAACCGAGCCCATGATGTCAATCCCAGAGGGTTTCAGACAGGGAACCGAGCCCATAATGTCAATCCCAGAGGGTTTCAGACAGGGAACCGAGCCCATGATGTCAATCCCAGAGGGTTTCAGACAGGGGACCGAGCCCATGATGTCAATCCCAGAGGGTTTCAGACAGGGGACCGAGCCCATGATGTCAATCCCAGAGGGTTTCAGACAGGGAACCGAACCCTTGATGTCAATCCCAGTGGGTTTCAGACAGGGAACCAAGCCCATGATGTCCATCCCAgatggtttcagacagggaaCCGAACCCATGATGTCCATCCCAgttggtttcagacagggaaCCGAACCCATGATGTCAATCCCAgatggtttcagacagggaaCCGAGCCCATGATGTCAATCCCAgatggtttcagacagggaaCCGAGCCCATGGTGTCCATCCCAGAGGGCTTTAGACAGGGAACCGAGCCCATGATGTCAATCCCAgatggtttcagacagggaaTCGAGCCCATGGTGTCCATCCCAGAGGGCTTTAGACAGGGAACCGAGCCCATGATGTCCATCCCAgatggtttcagacagggaaCCGAACCCATGATGTCCATCCCAgatggtttcagacagggaaCCGAACCCATGATGTCCATCCCAgttggtttcagacagggaaCCGAACCCATGATGTCCATCCCAgatggtttcagacagggaaCCGAGCCCATGATGTCCATCCCAGAGGGCTTTAGACAGGGAACCGAGCCCATGATGTCCATCCCAgatggtttcagacagggaaCCGAGCCCATGATGTCAATCCCAGAGGGCTTTAGACAGGGAACCGAGACCATGATGTCCATCCCAGAGGGCTTTAGACAGGAAGCTAAATCTATGATGTCAATCCCAgatggtttcagacagggaaCCGAGCCCATGATGTCCATCCCAGAGGGCTTTAGACAGGGAACCGAGCCCATGATGTCCATCCCAGAGGGCTTTAGACAGGGAACCGAGCCCATGATGTCAATCCCAGAGGGCTTTAGACAGGGAACCGAGACCATGATGTCCATCCCAGAGGGCTTTAGACAGGAAGCTAAATCTATGATGTCAATCCCAgatggtttcagacagggaaCCGAGCCCATGATGTCAATCCCAGAGGGCTTTAGACAGGGAACCGAGCCCATGATGTCAATCCCAgatggtttcagacagggaaCCGAACCCATGATGTCAATCCCAGATGATTACAGACAGGGAACTGATCTCTCCACCTCCGAGCTCCAGACAAAGACAGTGGCATGTAAGGGGGATATCATCAATGGAAACTGCTATGAGTTCAATCCCACACGGCTGACCTTCCAAGATGCACAG GCCAAATGCAGATCTCTCGCCCCAAACGCTGAGCTTGCATCTGTAACCACCAGCGATCTGCATTCACGCCTGGTGTCTCTGGCGACCAACGGGGGCGAGAACAACCCGGTGTTGACGTGGCTAGGAGGCACGGTCAAG AACCAGAAGGCCTCATGGGTAGACGGGTCGGACTGGAGCTACAGCGACTGGATGCCGGGACACCCCAACATCCACACTGATAAACCAGTCTGCGTGGAGATGTTCAGGATAG ATGAGAGCTGGTGGACGGCGGCCGACTGTGACCTGAAGAGAGCGTCCATCTGCTCATACCAGATCACTGCATGA